A region of the Candidatus Poribacteria bacterium genome:
AGTGAGGTCAATCGAGTCGGCTTTATAGACATAGCTGCCGGCGAGTTTATCATGCCATGTCTGGCACTTCCCATCCCACATCATCCAGAAAAACCCCAGCCAGAAGGGAAGTGAGGATATGGCCTTGAATATCATCTCGCGGGCGAGGGCCGCTCCGAAGGAGAGGTTTTTGAAATCCTCGTTCAGAACGACCACCCCCGCGAGCTTTTTGCCTATCGAGGCTCCGTCCCGGCTGACCAGATAGACCGTGTTCCAGATATTGAAGGCCAACCCGAAGAGGAAAAACAGGAGGTCGAGGATATCTCTGGCGGTGGATGGACCTGAGCGGAGGAGAATGGCATATCCGGGGAGCATGATCAGATAGAAGATGAGGACATCTATCAGCACAGCAAGAAATCTGCGGCCAAAGCTCGCGAACTCCGGCGCCATATCCTTGGGCTCCTCGATCTCATCCAATGAGCCTTCTTGCCAGTTCAAGCGCCTCCTCCTTCGTTTTGATCCGACCGATAGCCTGTGCCTCCTCTATCGCCCGGAGAAGCTCGCCTATTATCGGGCCGGGCGAGAGGTTCAACTCCCTGATGAGATCATCTCCGGTGACGATCCTCCTGTGAGCCTTTCTCCGGGGGATCTCGACGTAATAGAGATGAGCGAGCTTCCTCACGATCTCATCCGTCATCCTCGCCTCCTCATCCGATCGGCCTGGACCTCTGGACGCCTTTAGATCGGCCATCGAGAGCAGCACCTCGCCGATCCACTCCCCGCCGAGCCTCCTTAGGAACCTGTAAAGCGCCCTGTCGGTGGGCGGATAATCCTTCCCCAGATGCATCAGCCCCAGATGATTTTTGATCAGGAGCTCAACCAGCGACGATCCCCTCTTGCTGAGACGTAACCTCCCGCAGATCCGACGAGCCATCTCCGCTCCCAGTCTATCATGGCCGTAAAAATGGACCCTCCCTTCCTCATCTACCGATCTGGTCTCCGGCTTCCCGATATCGTGAAGCAAAACGGCCAGTTTTATAAGGGCATATCTGCTCACCCCTCCCGTGTATTCGCACTCCAGATATCCCTTAACCCTATCCCTGAATCCCTCAAGCGGCTCTGGTATTGGATCCTCCTCGAAGATCCGATATGCCAGCAGGGTATGGCCCCACACGTCGAGATGGTGGAACTCGTTCTGCTCAACCCCCTTAGTCGGCTCGATCTCAGGTATGATTACGCCCAGCAGCCCGTCCCCGTCCATGGCCTCCACCCATCTGTATGAGCCCGGAGAGGCGAACAGCTTCAGCAGCTCATCCCTCACCCTCTCAGGGGCCGATTCCGAGATAAGCTGCGCCTTTTCTCGGACGATTCGGCGGGATTCAGGCGAGATCTCGAAGCTCAGGGCGGCGGCGAACCTGTATGCCCTCAACATCCTCAGCGGATCATCCCACACGCTCCTCTCACAGCAAAACCTGATGATCCCGTCGAGCATATCCCGGTATCCATCTGTGGGATCGATCAGTTCGACCTTGCCGCCGGAGAGAAGATCCTCCAGCTTCACGGCTAT
Encoded here:
- a CDS encoding HD domain-containing protein, giving the protein MAMKMTYRFSSDPKAMFGRALPFLEELARMAGRGGIDLYLVGGAVRDIILREVRGYDVEINDFDISMPIRPMRFAHDFAAEVGGAFVLLDEEFPTARVVVGGDLIVDFSEFRAPTLKDDLSLRDLTVNAIAVKLEDLLSGGKVELIDPTDGYRDMLDGIIRFCCERSVWDDPLRMLRAYRFAAALSFEISPESRRIVREKAQLISESAPERVRDELLKLFASPGSYRWVEAMDGDGLLGVIIPEIEPTKGVEQNEFHHLDVWGHTLLAYRIFEEDPIPEPLEGFRDRVKGYLECEYTGGVSRYALIKLAVLLHDIGKPETRSVDEEGRVHFYGHDRLGAEMARRICGRLRLSKRGSSLVELLIKNHLGLMHLGKDYPPTDRALYRFLRRLGGEWIGEVLLSMADLKASRGPGRSDEEARMTDEIVRKLAHLYYVEIPRRKAHRRIVTGDDLIRELNLSPGPIIGELLRAIEEAQAIGRIKTKEEALELARRLIG
- a CDS encoding RDD family protein, with amino-acid sequence MNWQEGSLDEIEEPKDMAPEFASFGRRFLAVLIDVLIFYLIMLPGYAILLRSGPSTARDILDLLFFLFGLAFNIWNTVYLVSRDGASIGKKLAGVVVLNEDFKNLSFGAALAREMIFKAISSLPFWLGFFWMMWDGKCQTWHDKLAGSYVYKADSIDLTSAT